The Geothrix sp. genome has a window encoding:
- the rpmH gene encoding 50S ribosomal protein L34, with protein sequence MKRTFQPNNRRRAKTHGFLSRMKTKNGRLVLKRRRAKGRHVLAV encoded by the coding sequence ATGAAGCGCACCTTTCAGCCCAACAATCGCCGCCGCGCGAAGACCCACGGCTTCCTGAGCCGCATGAAGACCAAGAACGGCCGCCTGGTGCTCAAGCGCCGCCGCGCGAAGGGCCGCCACGTCCTGGCGGTCTGA
- a CDS encoding ribonuclease P protein component, translating into MIFKGRFRTVRQRDHAVPTPLPRPLLGPEAFLDIRAWRRTGDGSGDDLGQPGPLLLVTSPRKTGRAVQRNRFRRQVRMAFLGLSERIAGRPWIVWVRPARLAPPLDRLTLRDIEGQLALALRRLPPVDTP; encoded by the coding sequence GTGATCTTCAAGGGCCGATTCCGTACGGTCCGCCAAAGGGACCACGCGGTACCTACGCCCCTGCCCCGGCCCCTGCTGGGGCCCGAGGCGTTTTTGGACATCCGGGCCTGGCGCCGCACTGGCGACGGCTCGGGTGATGACCTGGGTCAGCCCGGACCCCTGCTCCTCGTGACTTCGCCCCGCAAGACGGGCCGCGCCGTCCAACGCAACCGCTTCCGTCGTCAGGTGCGGATGGCCTTCCTCGGTCTTTCCGAGCGAATCGCCGGCCGCCCCTGGATCGTCTGGGTGCGGCCTGCGCGCCTCGCCCCTCCCCTCGACAGGCTCACCCTCCGGGATATCGAAGGCCAGCTCGCGCTGGCCCTTCGCCGTCTCCCCCCCGTGGACACCCCATGA